CACCGACGAGTCGGTCTATCCACCGCAAGCCGTTCTCGACAAGACCTATGTGTCCGTCGAGTTACCACCAAACATTCAACGTTTGATGACCCGCAGCTGGACCAAGGTCAAGTCGGGTAAATAGCGACAAGGCTCAAACTATCCAAGGTTGGCTCACCTTGAGCGAACTGCACTCTTTTTTTCTGGGAGTTTCGTAAATGGCAGTTGCCTCCGGCGCCTATAAGAAAGCCCTCGAGGGCGACCAGACACCTAAACAGGTGCTGGTCAAAATCGACCGGGTCACGAAGAAGTTCGACGAGACGATTGCCGTGGACGATGTGTCCCTGGAAATCAAGAAAGGCGAGATTTTCGCCTTGCTCGGCGGTTCTGGATCGGGCAAATCCACGTTGCTGCGCATGCTCGCAGGCTTCGAACGGCCCACGGAGGGGCGCATTTACCTCGATGGCGTAGACATCACTGACATGCCGCCATACGAGCGGCCGATCAACATGATGTTCCAGTCCTACGCGTTGTTCCCGCACATGACCGTGGCGCAGAACATCGCCTTCGGCCTCAAGCAGGACAAGCTGCCCGCCTCTGAAGTCGATGCCCGTGTCGCAGACATGCTCAAGCTGGTTCAGATGACCCAGTACGCCAAACGCAAGCCGCATCAGTTGTCCGGTGGCCAGCGTCAGCGTGTGGCCCTGGCGCGCTCGTTGGCCAAGCGGCCGAAGCTGTTGCTGCTCGACGAGCCGATGGGTGCGCTGGACAAGAAGCTACGTTCGCAAATGCAGCTGGAACTGGTCGAGATCATCGAGCGCGTCGGCGTGACCTGCGTCATGGTGACCCACGATCAGGAAGAGGCCATGACCATGGCCGAGCGCATTGCGATCATGCACCTGGGCTGGATCGCTCAGATCGGCAGCCCGATCGACATCTACGAAACCCCGACCAGCCGCCTGGTCTGCGAGTTCATCGGCAACGTCAACATCTTCGACGGTGAAGTGATCGATGACGCCGAGGGGCACGCGATCATCACCTGCAAGGACCTCGACCGGAAGATCTACGTGGGCCACGGCATCAGCACCTCGGTGCAGGACAAATCCGTGACCTACGCGATCCGTCCGGAAAAACTGCTGGTGACCCCGACCATGCCGACCTGCGAATACAACTGGTCCAGCGGCAAGGTGCACGACATCGCCTACCTCGGCGGTCACTCGGTGTTCTACGTCGAGCTGCCGAGCGGCAAGATCGTCCAGTCGTTCGTCGCCAACGCCGAGCGCCGTGGCCAGCGCCCAACCTGGGGTGACCAGGTCTACGTGTACTGGGAAGACGACAGCGGCGTGGTACTTCGCTCATGAACATGCGCAAATTCAAACGCCGCCTCAATCGAATAATTCCCGGTGGCCGCCAGCTGGTCATCGGGGTTCCGTTCATTTGGCTGTTCCTGTTCTTCATGCTGCCGTTCTTCATCGTCCTGAAGATCAGCTTCGCTGAAGCCGACGTAGCCATTCCTCCGTACACCGAGATCTACAGCTACATCGACCAGAAGGTGCAGTTGCTGCTTAACCTGAGCAACTACGCGATGCTGGCCGGCGACGAGTTGTACATCGCTGCCTACCTTGGCTCGCTGAAGATGGCGCTGATCAGCACCGTCCTCTGCCTGCTGATTGGCTACCCGATGGCCTACGCCATCGCCAGTGCCCGTAAAGAGCTGCAAACGGTGCTGGTGCTGCTGATCATGATGCCGACCTGGACGGCGATCCTGATCCGCGTGTATGCGTGGATGGGCATCCTCAGCAACAACGGCCTGCTCAACGGTTTCCTGATGACCATGGGCTGGATCGACGAACCGCTGCAGATCCTCAACACCAACCTCGCCGTGTACATCGGCGTGGTCTATTCGTACCTGCCGTTCATGATCCTGCCGCTTTACGCCAACCTGGTGAAGCACGACAACAGTCTGCTGGAAGCTGCGTCGGACCTGGGTTCGAGCACGTTCAACAGCTTCTGGAAGATCACTATTCCGCTGTCGAAGAACGGCATCGTCGCCGGCTGCATGCTGGTGTTCATTCCGGTGGTGGGCGAGTTCGTGATCCCGGAACTGCTGGGCGGTCCGGAAACCCTGATGATCGGTAAAGTGCTCTGGCAAGAATTCTTCAACAACCGCGACTGGCCGGTGGCGTCCGCCCTGGCGGTGGTGATGCTGGCGATCCTGATTGTGCCGATTATTCTGTTCAACCGCAGTCAGGCCAAGGAAATGGAGGGTAAAGAATGAAGCGCTTCCGTTTCTCGAGTTTCATGCTGATCGCGGGCTTGCTGTTCATCTACGCGCCGATGCTGATCCTGGTGATCTACTCGTTCAACGCCTCGAAACTGGTGACGGTGTGGGGCGGCTGGTCGATCAAGTGGTACGTCGGTTTGATGGACAACACTCAATTGATGGGCTCGGTGGTGCGCTCGCTGGAAATCGCCTGCTACACGGCGGTGGCGGCGGTGGCACTGGGTACGTTGGCGGCATTTGTGCTGACCCGTATCACCCACTTCAAGGGTCGCACGCTGTTCGGTGGCCTGGTCACCGCGCCGCTGGTGATGCCCGAAGTGATCACCGGTCTGTCGCTGTTGCTGCTGTTCGTGGCCATGGCGCAGATGATCGGTTGGCCACAGGAACGCGGCATTGTCACCATCTGGATCGCTCACACCACGTTCTGTGCGGCGTATGTAGCGGTGGTGGTGTCGGCGCGCTTGCGTGAGCTGGACCTGTCCATCGAAGAGGCAGCCATGGACCTCGGTGCGCGGCCATGGAAGGTGTTCTTCTTGATCACCATCCCGATGATCGCGCCATCCCTGGGTGCCGGCGGCATGATGTCGTTCGCCCTGTCCCTGGATGACCTGGTGTTGGCGAGCTTCGTGTCGGGCCCGGGCTCCACGACCCTGCCGATGGAAGTGTTCTCGGCGGTGCGCCTTGGGGTTAAACCCGAGATCAACGCCGTGGCCAGCCTGATTCTGCTGGCGGTTTCGCTGATGACCTTCCTGGTCTGGTTCTTCAGCCGCCGTGCCGAAGAAGCGCGCAAGCGTGCGATCCAGCAGGCGATCGAAGAAAGCGCGGCCGACTCCTGGAAACAACCGGACGTGCGTCGCGCCCAGCAGGCGCCGGAAGCGGCTTGAAGGTTGGCCACGATTATGTGGCCAACCCCGATCCAGTGTGGGAGCGAGCGTGCTCGCGATGAGGTCGTGTCAGTTGATAGAGATGTCGACTGACACACCGCATTCGCGAGCAGGCTAGCTCCCACAGTTGTTTTAGGACATCCAGGGAGACTTGCGGATGATCTCGACGAAGTTCATCGGCTTGAACCCCGGCTCGCTGTCCACCAGCACATCTGCGTTCACCGTGCCGAACGTAGTGTCCGGCTTGTGTTTGAAGCCATTGGCGAACGCGCACAGGATGCATTCCTTGAACCCCTCGCCTCGTGGGTGCGTATGCACCACTTCCTCACGCTGCACGGTGGGAAACGCGGCGTAATCGATACCCAGCACATCCATTTCCACACCGGCCGTGACCAATGCCACATTAGGCCGCAAGTGTTGCGGTACGCCCGGCGTGGTGTGCAGGGCGATCGAAAGCCACACCTGCTCGATATCGCCATCCGACAACCCATACGGCTTGAGGAACGCTTTGGCGGCGTTGGCGCTATCGACTTCGAAGCGCTCGTTGTCCGTGCGATGACCTTCCACCAGGCCCAGGTCATGGAACATGGCGCCGACGTAGAGCATCTCTGGATCGTAGGCCAACTGCTTGCGCTCACCGCTCAAGGCGCCGAACAGAAACACCCGGCGCGAATGGTGGTAAAGCAAATCGGACTCGGCGTCGCGAATGTATTCGGTGGTGGCCTTGGCCAACGCGCTGTCGGGGATTTTGATACCGGCAATGATGCTGCTCATGGTGCTTTCCTTGTGGGGAACGCCGTGGCGGCGCTGATGGAACAAGTCTGTTCCGGCCTCCAAAACCGGACAATCGATCCATGGCTGCGATCCCGGCCAATGAGCATGCAAATCGCGCCAACCTCGCTTGTTGCGCCCGGGTTGGCTAAGTTTGGTACCGGCAAATACGCTTTTGTGGCGAGGGAGCTTGCTCCCGCTGGGCTGCGAAGCGGCTCCAAAACCTGCAACTCAATTACACCAGGCAAACAGTAGTGACAGGAATGGGAGTGCTGCGCACTCCAGCGGGAGCAAGCTCCCTCGCCACAGGTAAGTGTGACCCGTAGAGGCAGTCCAACCATGAGTAAAACCGTTGCCATCGTAGTGTTCGCTGGCGTCCAGTCGTTGGACGTCACCGGTCCCATGGATGTGTTTTGCGAAGCCAATCGCTTCCTCGAACCGCATGACCATTACCGGCTAGAGGTTATCGGCGTCGAGCACGGGATGATGGCGTGCTCCAACGGTTTGTCGCTCAATGCCCATCGGCATTTCAGCGAAGCGCTGGAGGCTTATGACTTGCTGCTGGTGGCCGGCGGGCCGCAATTGCCGTTCCTGGATTTTGGCGCGGCCTTCGATGGCTGGTTGCGCGATGCCTGTGCGCGGGCGCAACGATTTGGTTCGATCTGCAACGGCGCGTTCATGCTGGCCCGGGCCGGATTGCTCGAAGGACGGACCGTCACCACCCATTGG
This region of Pseudomonas mandelii genomic DNA includes:
- a CDS encoding ABC transporter ATP-binding protein, producing the protein MAVASGAYKKALEGDQTPKQVLVKIDRVTKKFDETIAVDDVSLEIKKGEIFALLGGSGSGKSTLLRMLAGFERPTEGRIYLDGVDITDMPPYERPINMMFQSYALFPHMTVAQNIAFGLKQDKLPASEVDARVADMLKLVQMTQYAKRKPHQLSGGQRQRVALARSLAKRPKLLLLDEPMGALDKKLRSQMQLELVEIIERVGVTCVMVTHDQEEAMTMAERIAIMHLGWIAQIGSPIDIYETPTSRLVCEFIGNVNIFDGEVIDDAEGHAIITCKDLDRKIYVGHGISTSVQDKSVTYAIRPEKLLVTPTMPTCEYNWSSGKVHDIAYLGGHSVFYVELPSGKIVQSFVANAERRGQRPTWGDQVYVYWEDDSGVVLRS
- a CDS encoding ABC transporter permease subunit, encoding MPGGRQLVIGVPFIWLFLFFMLPFFIVLKISFAEADVAIPPYTEIYSYIDQKVQLLLNLSNYAMLAGDELYIAAYLGSLKMALISTVLCLLIGYPMAYAIASARKELQTVLVLLIMMPTWTAILIRVYAWMGILSNNGLLNGFLMTMGWIDEPLQILNTNLAVYIGVVYSYLPFMILPLYANLVKHDNSLLEAASDLGSSTFNSFWKITIPLSKNGIVAGCMLVFIPVVGEFVIPELLGGPETLMIGKVLWQEFFNNRDWPVASALAVVMLAILIVPIILFNRSQAKEMEGKE
- a CDS encoding ABC transporter permease subunit; translated protein: MKRFRFSSFMLIAGLLFIYAPMLILVIYSFNASKLVTVWGGWSIKWYVGLMDNTQLMGSVVRSLEIACYTAVAAVALGTLAAFVLTRITHFKGRTLFGGLVTAPLVMPEVITGLSLLLLFVAMAQMIGWPQERGIVTIWIAHTTFCAAYVAVVVSARLRELDLSIEEAAMDLGARPWKVFFLITIPMIAPSLGAGGMMSFALSLDDLVLASFVSGPGSTTLPMEVFSAVRLGVKPEINAVASLILLAVSLMTFLVWFFSRRAEEARKRAIQQAIEESAADSWKQPDVRRAQQAPEAA
- a CDS encoding HD domain-containing protein; this encodes MSSIIAGIKIPDSALAKATTEYIRDAESDLLYHHSRRVFLFGALSGERKQLAYDPEMLYVGAMFHDLGLVEGHRTDNERFEVDSANAAKAFLKPYGLSDGDIEQVWLSIALHTTPGVPQHLRPNVALVTAGVEMDVLGIDYAAFPTVQREEVVHTHPRGEGFKECILCAFANGFKHKPDTTFGTVNADVLVDSEPGFKPMNFVEIIRKSPWMS